One Stratiformator vulcanicus genomic window, CTCCACGTTTCGCCGAGCGGCTGCGGAATTGGCATGACCGGTGGCCAAGGCGAAGCCGGGTTGATCAGAGCGGAATCGCCCAGATTATAGGGCTTCCAGGTGACCTGTTCGACTTCCTCCGAAGTGGAGCCGCCCAAATGAATGACGCCTTCGTCGGCCGACTGACCGTACGTGGCGGTTGCCGCGCAAAATATTGCGCCGGCAATAAGAATGCAGTGAAGCGGGCAGCGGGTCATCGTCCGTTCCTCAAGTAAGACAACTCGCGACACGAAGACCCGCACTCCACACATTCGAGGAGCGCAGGCCGGTGGTGAGGGTCGTATCAGGTCTATCGGTCATTCTCCCGGTTCTACTTGTCCGAAATCGTCATGCTGAAACGATCGGACCGGTTCCAACGAAAGTTCCGGCCTTCTGAGCCCATTGGGCCTTCGGGCGCAAAGGGTTATGATTCGCGAATACTTGACTGGCGAAGAAAATAACTGGCATAGGATCGATCACATGACGGCCTCGGACTTCGCGCGCGAATTGATTGCGTTTCCCAGCGTAAGTCGTGCGTCCAACGTCGCCGTTAGCGAGTATGTTCGGGATCAACTACTCGAACTGGGATTCGAGACCGAATGGGTCGAGTACCGAGACCCGGCGGGCGTCGTGAAGGCGAATGTCGTGGCACGCCGCGGCGAAGGGAGCGGGGGATGGGCTTATTTCGCCCATACCGATGTCGTTCCCGCCGATGACTGGGGCATCGATCAGCACGGCCCCTTCGAGCCGACCGTCTCTGGTGAACGCCTCTACGGGCGGGGAAGCTGCGACATGAAGGGGTCGCTCGCCTGCGCCCTCGCCTCGGCGGCGTTCACGCAATCGGAGAAGCTTCGCGCGCCGCTCTATTTCGTCGTCACGGCCGACGAAGAGGTCGGATTCATCGGCGCCGAAGAAGTCCGAAACAAATCGCAACTATATCGAGAGCTCGTCGAAGCGCAGCCGGCGGCAATCATCGGTGAGCCGACGGAGTTGCAGATTGTCCATGCCCACAAAGGCTCCTGCCTGATTCGAGCCACAGCCCGGGGGGAGGCGGCCCATTCGAGTTCGGCCGCCGGACGGAACGCGAATCACGATTTGATTCCCTTCCTGCAGCAGATGAAACAGCTGCACGACGAAACGGAGACTGACGCGCGGTGGCATGACGAGAGGTTCGACCCGCCGACGTTGAGTTGGAATATCGGCATTCGCGATCACAACCACGCGATCAACGTGAAATCTCCGCAGAGCGAGTGCCTGATCTACCTGCGACCGATTCCGGGTCTCGATATCGCTCCACTACTTGAGCGCGTCCGCGAGGCGGGTCGGGAGTCGGGAGTCGAGATCGAGATCAAATCGCGTGGCGATGGACTCAGCGTTGCGCCCGATCATCCTTACATCCGCGAGCTTCTGGAACTCGCCAACGGCGACCGTGCACAAACGGTTTGCTACGGGACGGACGGAGCCATCTTCGGCGAAGACCTGGAGCGGATCGCCGTCTGTGGCCCGGGCAGCATCGCGCAGGCTCACACGAAGGACGAATGGATCGCTCTGTTACAGCTTGATGCCGGAACCGAACTGTTTGCGAACCTCATCACGCGCTACTGCATCAATTGCTGAAGCGGGCCGTCGCCACGCGACGTGCGACCCGGCGTCGCACGCGAGTTTGGGTTTGTGGCTTGGCAGTCACTGCATATACTTCGATCAATCCTGGAGCCAACGAGTCGAAGGAATCCGATGCGGGAGTGGTGGGAAAATCTCTGGTCGGCGGTGACGACAGTCGCGGCGGGCATGGCGGTGACGCTGCGGACGATGCTGCGGACCTACGCTCGTCGCGCTCACACCGAGGTCTACGAGTACCCGGAGGTTCCCGTGCCGGTGAAGGCTCGCTATCGCGGGTTTCACCGATTTGACCTCACGACCTGCATCGGCTGCGACAAGTGCGCGGTCGCCTGCCCGGTCGACTGCATCTACATTGAGAAATCGAAGAGCCCCGCCGGCAAGGGCTTCCGAGTCGATGGATTTTTGATCGACTACTCGAAGTGCATGTTTTGCGCTCTTTGCGTCGACCCGTGCCCGGTCGACTGTATTTTTATGGGAGCTAATTTCGACCTGAGCTGCTACAGCCGTGACGGCTGCGTTGTCGATTACGCCAAGTTGCCGCTGGAGATTGCGTGGGGGCGTGCGACGCTGAATCCCTCCGCGGTCGCGGAGTCGAAACGAATCGCCGAACCGGTTTGGATCAAAGGTGAGCCGAATCCTCTCGAAGAAGCCGCCGCGGTCGAAGCGTGACTGGTCGAGTTCTTTGTCTTCTCCTGTTGGACTGGACCGCGGGTTGGAGCGGGGAGTAGGTTGCACTGATGATTCGATTGCATCGATGAGTCAGTTGCAATTATTGAGTTGGTCGAAAACGATTCCAGCAGCGCCGCATTCCGCAGACCCGTTAAAAAAGACCCGTATGTCCGACAAATCGTCGAGCCACGAATCAATGACATTGGCCGGTGCCAATCGCCGATTGCCATTGGTTCGTAAAATCGCAGCGGACATCGTCGCGCTCTCGCACGATCTGGCTGATCGCGAGGATCGTCTCAAAATCCTGCGTCGCCGGGGACGTAAGCAATCGACCGGCTCGTTTCACAGTGACGAGTTGGACTCCATTGAAGAGATCGTTCAACGGGACCAGAAGACGCTCGAACATTACGTCGCAGAGCTATCAGAGGTCGGAGGAGAACTCCGCGATGCGTCGCTTGGAATCGTCGAATTTCGGGGCGACTGGCCGGAACATGACGGTCCTGTCTTTTTCGGATGGTTGCACCCGAACGACGAGATCACCTATTGGCGGCCGGAACGGTCTAAGCTGACGGATCGTCGGTCGGTCTTTGAAGACAGCGTTGCCGGTCGCGAGGAATTTGGCGACGCAGACAGCCCGGAATCGAACGGGAACACGGATGGCTGATCTCGTCCTGCACCTGCTGATCTTTATGGCGGCGGCGATCATCGCGCTGCTCGTGCCGTTGACGATTGGTCGTTTCGTTCGGCCGACGTTGCCGAATCGCGAGAAACAATCGATCTACGAATGCGGCGAGCCGACGATCGGATCGAACTATCTGCAATTCGATCTCCGATTCTATGTCGTGGCCCTGCTATTCATCGTATTCGACGTCGAAGTGGCGTTCTTCTTCCCTTGGGCGACGGTCTTCGGTCCGGCTGTGCAATTGGCGGATGAGCGGCTGCCGCAGGCCGTGGCCACCGTCGAGGGAGAGCCAACTGCGCGGGCGATCCTCAGTTCGGAATTGACGGGTATTCCGCTTGGTCAATTGGGAGAAGCCGAACTGGTCGATGCCGCGACAGGATTAAAGCTTGCTTGGACGGCGTTCGCCGACGTGGCTGTGTTCTTCGCGGTTTTACTTGTCGGATTCGCTTACGTTTGGAGCCGTGGCGATCTCGACTGGGTCCGGACGGCAGCCGATCGCGTCAAGAATGCGGCCGTCGATCGAAGGGGGGTCGGCTACAATCGCGAGCAATCCCCTGCCAATGTCGAAACGACACCTGTTTGACAGGCTTCAGGAATTGAACTGATGGCGATTGAGGAGATATTCAGCACGCTGCAGTCGAAGTTCGGCTCGGACATCGTGCTGAAGCTTGCGACCGACGCAAAAGATCCTTGGATCGAAATTGCAGCGGAACGCGTCGTCGACGTCGCGTTTTTTCTGCGAGATGACCAACGCTACCGGTTCGATCATCTCAACGATCTGACGGCCGTTGATTATTGCGAGCCGGATGAGAAAAAACGGTCGCGATTTCCGTTCGAATTACACGTCGCAGTCGTGTATCACCTGACGAGCTACGAGACGCGAAAGAGTCTCGTATTGAAGGTGCTGCTGCCCCGCTGGAAAGACGATACGCCGGGAGAGTTGCCGGAATGTCCCAGCGTCTCTTCTGTCTGGTCAATCGCCGACTGGCATGAGCGGGAAGTCTACGACCTTGTGGGAGTCCACTTCACGGATCACCCCAACCTCCGTCGCATTTTGACGTCGGAAGACTGGGTCGGGCATCCGCTCCGTAAAGACTACGAGTTTCCGCTCGAGTACCACGGAATTCGTTGCAAGTAGATTCTCAACGGAGCCGCCGCCATGCCGCCCGACGACGAAGGCAGTGACGCCCCGACTGGCGATCCGACGCTGGAGATGGCGACCGGCCTGCTGAAAGACGGTCATAAGATCGCCGCGATCAAGGTCATCCGCGAAGGCTACGGCGTGAGCCTGAAAGAGGCGAAGCAGGCGGCTGATCGGATCGAGGGCGAACTTGGAATCACGCCGACCAAAGTCGGATGCGGGGGGACGGCAGCGCTACTGCTGGTGTGTGTCGGATTGTCCGCGGCGTTAGCAACGGCAATGCCCTGGTGACCACGAAGGTCACGAACTATGGACGATTTCATCTGCCGTAAGGTGGAACCGCATGCATTGGGGCGTAGGATACGCCAGCGGCGCAAGTGTCGCGGAAACAATGGCGTCCTGACGAACTCTCATCCCCTGTTTTCTCATGCCGGTACACGCTGAAGACCCTCGTGTGATCGAGTTCGACGTCCGCACGGACGAGATGCTCATCAATATGGGGCCGCAACATCCCAGTACGCACGGCGTACTGCGCTTACTGCTGCGCACCGACGGCGAAGTCGTGCATGAAGTCACGCCGCACATCGGTTACCTGCACCGCTGTGCTGAGAAGATCGGCGAGAATCTCTCGCCCGCGCAGTGGATTCCCTACACCGACCGGATGGACTATCTGGCCGCGATGAACATGAATCTCGGGTGGTCTCTGTGTGTCGAGAAATTGCTCGAAATGCAGGTGCCCGAGAAGGCGATGGCTCTGCGGGTCGTGATCGCCGAGTTGGGACGCGTCGCCAGTCACCTCGTCGGGATGGGAGCGTACGGGCTCGATCTCGGCACATTCAGTCCGTTCCTTTATGCCTTCCGCGAGCGGGACATCATCCTCGACCTGTTCGAAGAAGCGTGCGGCGCTCGGCTGACCTACAGCTACCTCACGATTGGCGGGGCGACGCATGACCTCCCGCGCGAGATCGAGATACCGCCCGGGCTGGCGCAACTAAGTGGTATTAAACAGGGCAAAAAAATCCAGTGGGTTGATGCCGTCCGACTGTTCTGCGATTGGATGCAGCCGCGGATTAAGGAGTATCACACGCTGCTGACGACAAACGCGATCTTCATCAAGAGAACGGCGGGACTCGGCGTTCTTTCGCGTGATATGGCGATTGACCACGGCTGCACCGGTCCGGTCCTTCGCGGCAGCGGTGTTGATCATGACCTCCGGCGCGACGGGGAGTCGGTCTACACCCGAATGTATGACGGATATGACTTCAAGCCGAACTTCGCGCCTTATGAACTCATGCCGTCGGGCGTCGAGATTGGTGACAATTGGTGCCGCTTCTATCAGCGGATGCTGGAAGTCGCACAGTCACTGGATTTGGTGCGGGCTGCGTTGGACCGTTACGAAGACGCGGATGGTGAGTACCGAGTTCCTCACAAACTGATGGAGAAGTTGCCACGCGACGAGGCCTATCTCGAGACCGAGTGCCCCCGCGGGCAGATGGGCTTCTATCTGATCGGCGACGGTTCGCCGGTGCCGCTCAGAACGCGAGCGAAGAGTTCCAGCTTCTGTAATCTGTCGGTCGTCGGCCCGCTCTCGGTGGGGTGCCTCGTTGCCGATATCCCCG contains:
- a CDS encoding M20 family metallopeptidase, giving the protein MTASDFARELIAFPSVSRASNVAVSEYVRDQLLELGFETEWVEYRDPAGVVKANVVARRGEGSGGWAYFAHTDVVPADDWGIDQHGPFEPTVSGERLYGRGSCDMKGSLACALASAAFTQSEKLRAPLYFVVTADEEVGFIGAEEVRNKSQLYRELVEAQPAAIIGEPTELQIVHAHKGSCLIRATARGEAAHSSSAAGRNANHDLIPFLQQMKQLHDETETDARWHDERFDPPTLSWNIGIRDHNHAINVKSPQSECLIYLRPIPGLDIAPLLERVREAGRESGVEIEIKSRGDGLSVAPDHPYIRELLELANGDRAQTVCYGTDGAIFGEDLERIAVCGPGSIAQAHTKDEWIALLQLDAGTELFANLITRYCINC
- a CDS encoding 4Fe-4S binding protein, encoding MREWWENLWSAVTTVAAGMAVTLRTMLRTYARRAHTEVYEYPEVPVPVKARYRGFHRFDLTTCIGCDKCAVACPVDCIYIEKSKSPAGKGFRVDGFLIDYSKCMFCALCVDPCPVDCIFMGANFDLSCYSRDGCVVDYAKLPLEIAWGRATLNPSAVAESKRIAEPVWIKGEPNPLEEAAAVEA
- a CDS encoding DUF2203 family protein, translated to MSDKSSSHESMTLAGANRRLPLVRKIAADIVALSHDLADREDRLKILRRRGRKQSTGSFHSDELDSIEEIVQRDQKTLEHYVAELSEVGGELRDASLGIVEFRGDWPEHDGPVFFGWLHPNDEITYWRPERSKLTDRRSVFEDSVAGREEFGDADSPESNGNTDG
- a CDS encoding NADH-quinone oxidoreductase subunit A, with product MADLVLHLLIFMAAAIIALLVPLTIGRFVRPTLPNREKQSIYECGEPTIGSNYLQFDLRFYVVALLFIVFDVEVAFFFPWATVFGPAVQLADERLPQAVATVEGEPTARAILSSELTGIPLGQLGEAELVDAATGLKLAWTAFADVAVFFAVLLVGFAYVWSRGDLDWVRTAADRVKNAAVDRRGVGYNREQSPANVETTPV
- a CDS encoding NADH-quinone oxidoreductase subunit C; the encoded protein is MAIEEIFSTLQSKFGSDIVLKLATDAKDPWIEIAAERVVDVAFFLRDDQRYRFDHLNDLTAVDYCEPDEKKRSRFPFELHVAVVYHLTSYETRKSLVLKVLLPRWKDDTPGELPECPSVSSVWSIADWHEREVYDLVGVHFTDHPNLRRILTSEDWVGHPLRKDYEFPLEYHGIRCK
- a CDS encoding NADH-quinone oxidoreductase subunit D, with the protein product MPVHAEDPRVIEFDVRTDEMLINMGPQHPSTHGVLRLLLRTDGEVVHEVTPHIGYLHRCAEKIGENLSPAQWIPYTDRMDYLAAMNMNLGWSLCVEKLLEMQVPEKAMALRVVIAELGRVASHLVGMGAYGLDLGTFSPFLYAFRERDIILDLFEEACGARLTYSYLTIGGATHDLPREIEIPPGLAQLSGIKQGKKIQWVDAVRLFCDWMQPRIKEYHTLLTTNAIFIKRTAGLGVLSRDMAIDHGCTGPVLRGSGVDHDLRRDGESVYTRMYDGYDFKPNFAPYELMPSGVEIGDNWCRFYQRMLEVAQSLDLVRAALDRYEDADGEYRVPHKLMEKLPRDEAYLETECPRGQMGFYLIGDGSPVPLRTRAKSSSFCNLSVVGPLSVGCLVADIPAIVGSLDVVMGEIDR